A segment of the Candidatus Protochlamydia naegleriophila genome:
CCGCAAGAATTAAATAGAATCAAGGACTCTAATCAATTGCTAAACAGCCATCACCGTGGCTTAAAAAGCAATCAAGGGTAAGATCTTTCTTAAGCCTTTCCTTTATTCGTCCCAAGTTTCCCAATTCCTGCCCTCAATTAAATGGCCCTATTCCTTTTTTCTATTTACGGCAAAAGCTAAATAAAAAATACAAACTCGCAAAAGACTATAAAGATAGTTTAAATTCATTTTATAAATTATAATTATAATAAGAAGATTTAATCGCATGACTCACTTTCAAAACAGGAAGGTAGGACTATGGCGAGGAAAAAAGCTCTTTCAGGCGGTCAAGATAAACAGTCCGTTTTACAGAGAGAACGATTTGAGTCGATAAAGCAGCAGCTCATTTTATATTTGCTGGAACAGGGCATTATTTCGAGAGAATCGCTCCATTTGGACGAAGAAAATGCGAAGAAGCTTTATGAGAGGGCCTATCAATTATATTCGGCGGGTAAGTATCGGGAAGCAAAGGGTTTGTTTGCCATTTTACTCTTACTCGATTCGACCGACTATAATTTTATTTATGGAATGGCAACTTGTTGTTTAATGCTTAAAGAATATGGTGAAGCAGCGCGCGGCTATATTCAGTGCGGCATTGTAGATGCGCAAAATCCAATGCCTTATTTTTACGCAGCTGACTGCTATTTACACAATAACGATTGGATTTCAGCCTGTGTCGCCTTGCGAATTGTCATCAAAAGAGCGCAGGGCAAGCCCGAGTACGTCGAAATAACCCATCGAACCCAACTCACCTTAGATGCTTTAGCGCCTTCAACAAACAAGTCATCCAAACCAGGAGTAGCGCGCACAAGTTGAGTTGCCTTGTAAACAATATTCAATCACCTGACTAACGGCACATACTGCGTCAGATGATCATCAACTGTATGAGGGATCTATGACAATTGACACTAATCCACAGTGGTCAAACCGCTCTGATTCATTTCCGATCGATGAAAAGCTCTCTCCCTTGCCCAAGCCAGATGCTGCTAAAAAATCTGAGCCTATAGATGAAGGGGCTTCTATCATTTCATCGGCCGAAGAGTATGGAACCACACACTCTCTCGATCAGCCTTTTTTAACAGCACCTGGAGAACTTCTTTTCCGTAAACTTCCAATCAAGAAGGACATCGAGAACACCTTCCATGCAGTCGATGAGATCCTGCATGAAAGTCTATCCCTATTGCATACAAAGATTCCCATAGCCAAGCAGGCAAAACAGGGGCCGGAGGCTAGCCTTCACGATAGCAACCAAGACTCTCTTTCAACGTTTTTGAGTACATTGAGCAAAGCTTTAATGCAGCTTAGGCAAACGCAACGAGATATTGAACTATTAGAAGCAAGCGATAGGCGGGCCTTGACCCAGGCTTTATTAAATCTCTCTGAAATTCATGAACCCAGCCTGCTGGGCCTAATGGGAAAAATAGATCTTTTGACTCAGCTCAAAGAGTTGAGAGCAAATGGAATGGAGCTGATTAGTACGGGTCAGCGCATCATTTTAGGCAGAAGACCCGATTTAATGCTTCGACTGCTCCAACAAGGCATCATCCCTTCCTCCGCAGGAGGGGGTCCTTTCGATGGAATGGCGGCAAAAGCCATCGCAGAAAGACTAAAGCCTTACGATAATCCTCTCTTTGCACCCCTGGCTCAAACAATACCCTCTGGATGGGAAGAATTATCGGGAGCCGAAATGGATGGTGTCATTGACCAAGTGCAAGCCTCAATTGATGCAGATCTAAGGCATGTGCCTTTTCTCCAGCCAGTTATTTTTACTCCTCTCATCACGCTAACCATGGCAGGCCTTTCCTTTCCGACGGTTTTTGAGCAACCCTCCCTATTGCAGCTTCTCGACTTGAGAAATCAACTCACTTTTTTGAAATCGAACAATTTCGAACTGCTTAGCAGCGGACCTGGATTAGTATTAGGCCATCATCCGCACATCATGATGCAATTGCTAACTCTTGGCATCACTCCTCCAATCATTGAGGATGGCCCAAACGCTGGAATGGCCAAAAGGCAGGCAGAGGTGAAAGAAGGACCTTATGGCAATCCTCTTTATGCTGCCATGGCTCAATCCCTTCCAAGCGGTTGGGAAGAGCTTTCTGAAAGAGAACTCGATCTAATTATCGCCCAAATAGATGCCAAATTGGACCGCTTTCTAACAAGCAACGGGCCTTCTCTTACAAGAATTGAATCGACATGGGGCCGTAAAAGGGCGAAAGACTTCCAGCCTCTCATCTCCGCCTCTTTGAATGCCCTTTTGTTTCCATCTGTTACACCTCCTATCTTAAGCAACTGGATCGAAAACTTGGAAGCAGAGGAAGCAAACGATTCAGGCACCGACACTCAGCGCTTAAAGAATGAAACACAGCATTTTCAAACGACACCTGGCATTTCAAGGGGATGGATCCGGCCGAATCAAATGCTCGATTTATTATTAATCAAAGTCGTGATCCATCAAGCGCTTGGATTTGCCATGTTCTATCAAACCAATCCTCTCCTCAATCCTTTCGACTTCGGACTGCAAATGCTTAATCGCTGGATTGTTGCTGACTTGGCCAGTTTGATGGTCAACGACTTAGATGAATACGCCAAAGCAGACGCTCTCGAACGCGATCTAATAAAGCAAAGCCTTATTTCTTTTGCATTGATTCTTTCGCTGGCTCATGCACAGCAAACCGCTCCTTCCAACTCCACTGTCAGACAAGTTTTAAAAGCGATTGCAGCTAAGAGCGAAAATTCTGATCACGCCTTGTATGCCAATGCTGCAGATATTCTCGTAGAAGGATGCCAAAGCGATGATCCCAATAAATCTATCAGGCAATTCATTAGAGCGCTGACTGCTAAAATTGAGCAGGATGATGATCAGCTAGAAAAGCTCCGTTTGCTACAAAAGCTTTTGCTAGAAATTATGAAAAAATTGATGCAGCTTCCAAGCATAGCAGGAATAGAACCTATTGAAGCCAATCCTGAAACGACAGATGATAGTGCGTTCTTCCTTCAAGGTTAAAAAGCTGCCAGAAGAGATCTCTTCTGGCAGATACTCATTACTAGTCTGTGATCGTACTTTCAAATCTGCGGCGGCTACCTCTAAAAATCCCTTTAGCTTCATGCTTCAAAGCGATATCTAAAGCATGCATGACTTGGATGCCCTTTTCGACATGCTCACCCGTATAGGTGTTGAAAACATTTTCAGAGCTTTTTTTCGTTTTGATTCCATCGTGATTCAAGGGAAGATCTGAAATCAAAAGCAGTGCACCAAGCGGTAATTTATGGCTATATCCGCCCATAAATAATGTGGCGCATTCCATTTCAATTGCCTGCGGACGGGTTACTTTAAGGCGCGTGCGGAAGTCTTGGTCAAATTCCCAAAAACGCTTATTCGTAGTATGCGTAATACCAATATGATAAGGCGTCTGCGTTTCGTCCAGAACGTTAGTCACAATTTTTTGCACCAAAAAGTTAGCCAAAGACGGAACTTCGGATGGAAAATAGAAGTCAGAGGTCCCCTCTCCTCGAATGCTGGCGATCGGTACAAAGTATTCTCCAATTGTGTAATGTCTGCGCAAACCGCCGCACATGCCCAGCAGAAGGGCCGCTCGAATTGGCAAAAAAGCGCATAAATCAACGACTAAGGCAGCGGCTGGAGAACCGATTTTGAAATCTAAAATCGTCACGCGCTCTTTTGGAGAATGAGCCACTTTGAAGGTCGATCCCTCGATCACAGGAACGTCGCGGCTTTCGGCAAAATAGTGGACATATCTTGAGAAATTTGTCAGCATGACATAGGGTTGAAAATCATCAACTGGTGAACCGGAATAGCGCTCCAACGTATCCCTGGCTATTTTCTCTTGCAAAAGGCGTTCTTCTTCTGTTTGCAGTGTGATATTATTCATAACGATTCCTTCAGGGTAAGTGTCTTAAAATGACTCGTGATTGCCAAATAAAGGTCCAAATGTGGGCTTCGTTTCTTTCGTAACCGTAAAGATATGCTCACAACGGGCGCAGCTCACCTCTTTTTGCAGCGAGGCCATGCCACGCTCATATTTATCGCGATTTTCTATAATATACCCGCATTTCGGGCAACGATAATAGTGCAAAACTAAGTCCCACGTATGATTGCCGTGCTGCTGTCTAGGATCACTCATGCTTGTCTCCAAAAAAATAAATCAGCAAAGTAGCAAGCACTCCTCTTTTTTTAGGCCTCATCCGATGATTTTCGAGTCCCCATCCATTTAAGTCATGCATCTCGCAACCGATGATGCCCTTGCCCGGCTCGACTTGCTCCTTGATGAGAGGCTTGTCAATTGGGTAATCCCTGTAGCGTTTGAACCACATGTATAACCTCGTTTTATTTGACCATTTGCTTTTTACCTTATGAACCAAAGCCAGGTGATAGTCTATTTTTGGCTGGTTATTTAAATGTTTGCCAAACGACAAATCCTTGCTGTTTTTGGAAAATAAGATTTGACTGAAAGTATCCTCAAACCTTTTTTTACTCAACACTCTTTTCACAAGAAACTGTTTATAATGACAATTGGGCAATGGACAAAGCGATGGAATTTCTGGACTTATCAAGCCTTTTTAGAGTATAGTTAGCACTTTATACACCAGATTTAAGAGAAGGATTATGAATCTATGGCACAAATGAGCACTAGTGATATCAGAGGCGGCGTCAAACTCGTCGTTGAAGGTCAGCCTTATACAATTATCAGCAACGAGTTCGTTAAACCAGGTAAAGGGCAAGCCTTTAACCGCATGAGAATGAAACACTTATTAACTGGCCGTGTGATTGAACGCACATTTAAGTCGGGTGAGAAATTAGATTTAGCGGATGTGGCTGAAGAGCAAATGCGCATGCTTTACAAAGAAAGCGATGGCGTCATTTTCATGGATGAAAAAACATTCGAACAAATTAAAATTCCTTTAGAGAGCATCGGTGAAACAATTCAGTGGCTCATGGATGATCATCTTTACGAAGTGATCTTCTACAACGGCAATCCGGTCAACGTTGAGCCTCCAACTTTCATGGACATGGTCATCACCGAAACATCGCCTGGCGTTCGCGGAGACACAGCTTCTGGCCGCGTCATGAAGCCTGCCATTTTAGAAAGCGGTGCAAAAGTTCAGGTGCCTATTTTCGTTGACCAAGGTGAAAAAATTAAGGTTGATACTCGTACTGGCGAATATGTCTCTCGCGTATCCGAGTAAAATGGCCTTGCCCTCCCCCAAAATAGCGCGACTACATGATCGCGCTTTTATGCTTCACAAAGCCCGTGAATTTTTCGCGAAGCGCCATGTCTTAGAAGTCGATTGCCCAAGCTTAAGTGTGCGTGCAGCCATCGATGCCCATATCGACTTAATTCCAGCCACCTATCACGGCACAGCTCGCTGCTACCTTCACTCTTCTCCAGAATACGGCATGAAAAGGCTTTTGGCGGAAGGAATGGGAGATTGCTATCAACTTTCACACGTTTTTCGCGATGGTGAACTGAGTCACAAGCATAATCCCGAGTTTACCATGGCAGAGTGGTACCGCTTGGGCTTTAGTTTGGAAAAGATGATCGCTGAAACGGTCGATTTCATCCGTTTGTTTACGGGCAATCTACCCTACCAGATCATCTCTTACCGAGAGCTCTTTTTAAAAGAGACGGGAATTGACTATTCTAAGGCAACAGAACAAGAACTCTTTGCCTATATCCAAGCCAATAATATTCCCTTTTATGCGTCAATTCAAGAGGAAGGCAAAGATGCACTACTCAATCTAATCCTCGGAACAACAATTGAGCCAACCCTTGGTCAAGACGAACTCTCGGTACTGGCCTATTATCCTGCAAGCCAAGCAGCACTTGCCTGCAAGCAGTGGCATGGAACAGAGCAAGTCGCAGAACGCTTTGAAATCTACTATAAAGGCGTTGAATTGGCCAATGGGTACCATGAACTGACCGACTCAAGTGAGCAAAAAGCGCGCTTTATTGATTCGAATGCAGCAAGGCAAACCCTTGGAAAGGTACCCCTTCCAATCGATGACAACTTTTTACATGCTCTAGAAAAGGGGCTCCCCGACTGCTGCGGCGTAGCCGTCGGCTTCGACCGCCTCATGATGCTGCGCCATCCAGGTACTCAAATTTCCGATGTCATCGCTTGGGGATGGGAAGAAGCCTAAACCATATTCATCTCAATATCTTCACTCTCTTCACCATCCTCCTTATCTAAATTATTTTGATATTTTTCGCATAGACGCCTCAATCTAAAGGCTTGTTTTAGCATATTAGGTATTCTTTTCGGCATTTCGCTGACCTTTTGAGTCGCAGACTTTTTCTTAATAGCTTGGCTGTAAATGGTTTCAATTGCCTGAGCTTGCTTGCTTAATGCATTGCGTACTTTAATACGTTCTTTTTCAGTGATTTCTGTTTCTAGTAAATGAGAATCTACCCATTCATCAAAAATCGCATAAGTACAGATCTCGAAATATTGCGACCTTACCATAGGAGAATACTCGTAATCAATTACTCCTTTAGCTTTTGTTATCAATTGCGACCAATGAAATTCATAAAAGTCTTCAATTGTGGCCCTCTTGTTATAGCTATATCCCATTAATTTCGTAAAAAATTCATGGGTAAATGTTTCACGTTTTAAATGCCCATACGTTATTGGCTTTGCAAACTCTTGATCATCTGAATTGTCATCATCTTCCAAATTAATATCACTTCCTTCGCCAGTGTTAAGAATCGTATAGAAGAACTCTTGCTCTTGATTACACTCTATTTCAATAAGAACTTGATGGGAAGTGGTCCCTGCACAAAAAATCCGTTTATCGCCTACCTTCAGATCCGCTATCATCTTTACTAAATCATGACAAACGTCTCCTAAAACAACCTCAGCTGGTATAGGACAATTACTCAATGACAATTTATAAATCTGATTCAATTTATCTAAGGTAAAGTATTTTCCATCATAAACAAGCTTGAGTAAATCGGAGAAATAGGCTTGCCGAGCATGCGCAGACTTATTTTTTTCCATGTGCGTAATATAGGTTGTTTTCAAAGCAATCTGCTTGGCCTGATTCACCCGTTCGAGTAAAAATTGGACAACCTCTTTGCGAATGCCAGGGACAAGTAAAAGTTCGCTCAGAATGCGAGAATAGCTGATGGCTGCATGCAGCTCATCACTCCCACCTAATGTATTTGAACCTGCAATTTCAACATCCTCTTCACCAAATTTATCGGCTAATAAATGAAAAATTTCTACTTGCTTAACCTTGGCTTGCCGCAAGCTTTTCGTTTCCCCATTCAAACTAGTTTCCACCGAATGATAATAGCTATTCCAAGCATCAAAGGATCCAAAAGGTAACCGATAAGAGCCGATCAAACCTGAAACGAGCTTTTGAATACGAGTCTTTAAGGCAGGAAGAGTGTCATCTAGCTTTCTCAATACACACTCTTTCTTTTTTACAGGATAAGAGATGACTGGATGCATGAACTCTCGAATCGCCTGCACTTTTTGTTCGATTTTCCCGAGCAAGATAATTCGCCCAATACACATTCCTAAAAAGTTTTCTGATTGATAAAGAGGCGCACTTGATAAATGCTCGATCATGAGGGGGATCATTAACAAAGCTTGATCTAAATCTGTTTTTGTTTTGTTTTCAAATTTTCTCTCAAATTCTAAACAATATTCCACCCTATTCAAATGATCCATAATGGATTTAGCTGTATTATTAAAACATTCGCCTTCTACAACTGAAACTAAATAATTCATTAACAAAACCATGTTTAAATTAAAATAATAATAAATTTATACAGGTTTTTATTGTTATTTTGTTAAGTGATTATTATTTTCATTTAAATTCAAAGTAAATATCAAAAAACTAAAGATTAAATTAATATCCAATTAAAACCTGGCTTAAAGACTTATGTCTGAATGGGAAGGCATTGAAGCAATAATCTGTTAAATGAAGGCGATTAATGATAACTATTACGCTTCAAGATGATGGAGCTGCTTTAAATCTGCGGGAAGGGAACTTCACCTAACCGTTAGCCTGATTCTGATTGAAAGAACCAGACTAAACCTGTGGTGTAAAGTTCTTGATTATTTAGACTGTTCAAAAGCCTGAATCGTGGTGCGTCTTTGTTCGAGCTCTTTTAACTGCGATCCATCAGCCAGCTTGGCTTGGTAAATTTCATAGAGATCCTTTAATTGAAGAGCTTTTTTGAGCAAATAGTCCGATTCGCTTGAGTCAGCGCTCTTCCATACTTTTTTTTGCAAGAAGTCAATAACCTGATTTTGTTTCTCTAAAGCCGTTTGGACTTTAGTTTTTTCTTTTTTGATAATCTCTGAGGGTGTTAGATAGGAATCTATCCACGCATCAAAGGTATTATAGGCACAG
Coding sequences within it:
- the efp gene encoding elongation factor P; the protein is MAQMSTSDIRGGVKLVVEGQPYTIISNEFVKPGKGQAFNRMRMKHLLTGRVIERTFKSGEKLDLADVAEEQMRMLYKESDGVIFMDEKTFEQIKIPLESIGETIQWLMDDHLYEVIFYNGNPVNVEPPTFMDMVITETSPGVRGDTASGRVMKPAILESGAKVQVPIFVDQGEKIKVDTRTGEYVSRVSE
- a CDS encoding AMP nucleosidase, with amino-acid sequence MNNITLQTEEERLLQEKIARDTLERYSGSPVDDFQPYVMLTNFSRYVHYFAESRDVPVIEGSTFKVAHSPKERVTILDFKIGSPAAALVVDLCAFLPIRAALLLGMCGGLRRHYTIGEYFVPIASIRGEGTSDFYFPSEVPSLANFLVQKIVTNVLDETQTPYHIGITHTTNKRFWEFDQDFRTRLKVTRPQAIEMECATLFMGGYSHKLPLGALLLISDLPLNHDGIKTKKSSENVFNTYTGEHVEKGIQVMHALDIALKHEAKGIFRGSRRRFESTITD
- the epmA gene encoding EF-P lysine aminoacylase EpmA yields the protein MALPSPKIARLHDRAFMLHKAREFFAKRHVLEVDCPSLSVRAAIDAHIDLIPATYHGTARCYLHSSPEYGMKRLLAEGMGDCYQLSHVFRDGELSHKHNPEFTMAEWYRLGFSLEKMIAETVDFIRLFTGNLPYQIISYRELFLKETGIDYSKATEQELFAYIQANNIPFYASIQEEGKDALLNLILGTTIEPTLGQDELSVLAYYPASQAALACKQWHGTEQVAERFEIYYKGVELANGYHELTDSSEQKARFIDSNAARQTLGKVPLPIDDNFLHALEKGLPDCCGVAVGFDRLMMLRHPGTQISDVIAWGWEEA
- a CDS encoding SycD/LcrH family type III secretion system chaperone; the protein is MARKKALSGGQDKQSVLQRERFESIKQQLILYLLEQGIISRESLHLDEENAKKLYERAYQLYSAGKYREAKGLFAILLLLDSTDYNFIYGMATCCLMLKEYGEAARGYIQCGIVDAQNPMPYFYAADCYLHNNDWISACVALRIVIKRAQGKPEYVEITHRTQLTLDALAPSTNKSSKPGVARTS